A single genomic interval of Flavobacterium sp. N2820 harbors:
- a CDS encoding acyl-[acyl-carrier-protein] thioesterase has protein sequence MPISPNFTSILEQEYEINFLQCYPNGLLKYTDLCNIFQITAGIHADLGGISFSDMQEHHQAWVMSKMRLEIINLPKWKEKVTVKTWIKSLENSRSTRCLELYHGNEKLAGCETYWVAMNTQTRRPENLALQHEHFTKFPEHNATEKEVQKINLNIDFKAMNNYKVQLSDIDIVNHANNVKYLEWCLNTIDPKMILRQKIKGFEMNFLKELNLNDDVVISNCETTYTIAKEDKICFALDLIL, from the coding sequence ATGCCCATTTCACCCAATTTTACTTCAATTTTAGAACAAGAATACGAAATCAACTTTCTGCAATGCTATCCAAATGGTTTGTTGAAATATACCGATTTGTGCAATATTTTTCAAATCACAGCTGGAATTCATGCTGATTTAGGTGGAATTAGTTTTAGCGACATGCAAGAACATCATCAGGCTTGGGTAATGAGTAAAATGCGTTTAGAAATCATAAATTTACCCAAATGGAAAGAGAAAGTTACTGTAAAAACATGGATAAAATCGTTAGAAAATTCGCGTTCGACTCGTTGTTTAGAGTTGTATCATGGTAATGAAAAATTAGCAGGTTGTGAAACCTATTGGGTTGCTATGAATACACAAACTCGAAGACCGGAAAATTTGGCTTTGCAACACGAACATTTTACAAAATTTCCAGAACATAATGCTACCGAGAAAGAAGTTCAAAAAATTAATTTGAATATTGATTTTAAAGCTATGAATAATTACAAAGTGCAATTATCAGATATTGATATTGTGAACCATGCCAATAATGTAAAATATTTGGAATGGTGTTTAAATACGATAGATCCAAAAATGATTTTGAGACAAAAAATAAAAGGTTTTGAAATGAATTTTTTGAAAGAATTAAATTTGAATGATGATGTTGTAATTTCTAATTGCGAAACGACTTATACCATTGCTAAAGAAGACAAAATTTGTTTTGCTTTAGATTTGATTCTATAA
- the miaA gene encoding tRNA (adenosine(37)-N6)-dimethylallyltransferase MiaA has translation MNYLITIIGPTAIGKTALSISLAQHFGCAIISCDSRQFFKEMKIGTAVPNDDELVAATHHFIQNKSIFESYSVGDFEQEALAKLDELFQKNNIQIMVGGSGLYVDAVLKGFDDFPDIDDSVRETINSKFDSLGIEYLQQQLQELDSEYYTKLSVENPQTLQNPQRMKRFVEVCLGTGKPYSSFIGKRKNVRNFTPIVIGLDADRDVMYDRINQRVDIMLNEGLLAEAQSLYPNKNLNALQTVGYRELFDYFDGKITLEFAIEQIKMNTRRFAKRQITWFKRTENVSWFDYLTDREEIISAIKSKIHNS, from the coding sequence ATGAATTACCTAATTACTATTATCGGGCCAACAGCCATTGGGAAAACAGCGCTAAGTATTTCTTTGGCGCAACATTTTGGTTGTGCTATTATTTCGTGCGATAGTCGTCAGTTTTTTAAGGAAATGAAAATTGGTACTGCTGTTCCTAATGATGATGAATTAGTTGCTGCAACACATCATTTTATCCAAAATAAGTCGATTTTTGAATCCTATTCTGTAGGTGATTTTGAGCAAGAAGCTTTAGCTAAATTGGACGAATTATTTCAGAAAAATAACATTCAAATTATGGTTGGCGGTTCAGGATTATATGTCGATGCGGTTTTAAAAGGATTTGATGATTTTCCAGATATTGATGATTCAGTTAGAGAAACTATTAATTCGAAATTTGATAGTTTAGGAATCGAATATTTACAACAACAATTGCAAGAATTAGATTCGGAATATTACACAAAACTTTCAGTTGAAAATCCACAAACACTACAAAATCCACAACGAATGAAACGGTTTGTTGAAGTTTGTTTGGGAACAGGAAAACCCTATTCAAGTTTTATAGGAAAGCGCAAAAATGTTAGAAACTTCACTCCTATTGTCATAGGTTTAGACGCAGATAGAGACGTAATGTATGACAGAATCAATCAACGTGTTGATATCATGCTAAATGAAGGACTTTTAGCCGAAGCGCAATCACTTTATCCAAACAAAAATTTAAATGCCTTACAAACCGTTGGTTATAGAGAATTGTTTGATTATTTTGATGGAAAAATCACTTTAGAATTCGCTATTGAACAAATCAAAATGAACACCAGACGATTTGCAAAACGCCAAATTACTTGGTTTAAGCGAACTGAAAATGTGAGTTGGTTTGATTATTTAACCGATAGAGAAGAGATTATCAGCGCTATAAAATCAAAAATTCATAATTCATAA
- a CDS encoding ion transporter: protein MSEIKSKYEIFKQKVHIIIYGTNTVAGRLFDLILLGLIVLSVLLVMLETVKGFDTKYHTYLVFFEWVITIFFTIEYILRIITIKKPINYILSFYGIIDLIAILPMYLSFFIAGTSVFAVIRALRLLRLFKILNHPQFNNQSSHLRESLVASRGKILIFMYFMLISTIIIGSVMYVIEGEASGFTSIPTGIYWAIVTLTTVGYGDISPVTPIGQFIASFVMIMGYGIIAVPTGIVSAEFAKNKPTVKESETKVCQNCGSHKHYVNAKFCQDCGHEL from the coding sequence ATGAGTGAAATTAAATCAAAATACGAGATTTTTAAACAGAAAGTTCATATAATTATTTATGGTACAAATACTGTTGCTGGACGACTTTTCGATTTAATTTTATTGGGTTTAATTGTTTTAAGTGTGCTTTTAGTTATGCTTGAAACCGTAAAAGGTTTTGATACAAAATATCACACTTATCTAGTGTTTTTTGAATGGGTTATCACAATATTCTTTACTATAGAATACATTTTACGAATTATCACCATCAAAAAACCAATCAACTACATTTTAAGTTTCTACGGAATAATCGATTTGATTGCGATTTTACCTATGTATTTATCCTTTTTTATTGCAGGAACTAGTGTGTTTGCTGTTATTAGAGCGTTACGATTGTTGCGTTTATTTAAAATTTTAAATCATCCCCAATTCAATAATCAATCTTCGCATTTGCGAGAATCTTTAGTGGCTAGTAGAGGAAAAATATTGATTTTTATGTACTTTATGCTAATCAGCACCATCATTATTGGTTCTGTAATGTATGTAATTGAAGGCGAAGCAAGTGGTTTTACAAGTATTCCAACCGGAATATATTGGGCAATTGTAACTTTAACTACCGTTGGCTATGGCGATATTTCACCAGTTACGCCGATCGGTCAGTTTATAGCGTCGTTTGTTATGATAATGGGTTACGGAATTATAGCGGTTCCAACTGGGATTGTCTCTGCCGAATTTGCAAAAAATAAACCAACTGTAAAAGAAAGTGAAACCAAAGTGTGTCAAAATTGTGGAAGTCACAAACATTATGTAAACGCGAAATTTTGTCAAGATTGCGGACACGAATTATAA
- a CDS encoding exonuclease domain-containing protein has translation MYCILDIETTGGQFNEEGITEIAIYKFDGHEVVDQFISLVNPEKPIQPFVVKLTGINNAMLRSAPKFYEIAKRVIEITEGCIVVAHNASFDYRILKTEFRRLGYDFKKQTLCTVELAKKLIPEQESYSLGKLVRALGIPMADRHRASGDAMATVKLFKMLMVKDVEKEIVKSFIKTEIKSGISPKLLDIVESLPSKTGIYYIHNEKGDLIYIGKSKNIKKRVNQHFTGTSSKSKKIQRDVYAVTFEETGSELISLLKESEEIKINKPIYNRAQRKSIFQYALYINKNAEGYLALSVEKADGRKKEITSFTTLQEGKNALFKITEKYNLCQKINGLYETKNGCFQYKIKECNGACIGEEEPEIYNERVKEFIDECSFENNNMVIVDRGRTFDERSAVLIENGIYKGYCFYELNYQINNIDILKNIIIPMQNNRDVKTIIQSYLRKNKVYKVIHF, from the coding sequence ATTTACTGTATACTCGACATAGAAACCACTGGAGGCCAATTCAACGAAGAAGGAATTACCGAAATCGCCATATATAAATTTGATGGCCATGAGGTGGTAGATCAATTTATCAGTTTGGTAAATCCTGAAAAACCAATTCAACCTTTTGTGGTAAAATTGACTGGAATTAACAATGCCATGTTGCGAAGTGCACCTAAGTTTTATGAAATAGCCAAAAGGGTTATCGAGATTACAGAAGGTTGTATCGTTGTTGCACACAATGCTTCATTTGATTATCGTATTTTAAAAACTGAATTTAGACGTTTGGGGTATGATTTCAAAAAACAAACACTTTGCACCGTTGAATTAGCTAAAAAATTAATTCCAGAACAAGAATCGTATAGTTTAGGAAAATTAGTTCGTGCTTTAGGAATTCCTATGGCAGATCGTCATAGAGCTAGTGGTGATGCGATGGCAACAGTAAAGTTGTTTAAAATGTTAATGGTAAAAGACGTTGAAAAAGAAATCGTAAAAAGTTTCATTAAAACGGAAATCAAATCAGGAATTTCACCAAAACTATTAGATATTGTTGAAAGTTTACCATCAAAAACCGGAATTTATTATATTCATAATGAAAAAGGTGATTTAATATACATTGGAAAAAGTAAAAACATCAAAAAACGTGTTAACCAACATTTTACAGGAACTTCTAGTAAAAGTAAAAAAATTCAACGCGATGTGTATGCTGTTACATTTGAAGAAACGGGCAGCGAATTGATTTCGCTTTTAAAAGAGAGCGAAGAAATCAAAATAAACAAACCTATTTACAACCGAGCACAACGCAAAAGTATTTTCCAATATGCCTTATATATAAATAAAAACGCAGAAGGTTATTTGGCTTTAAGTGTTGAAAAAGCAGATGGTCGTAAAAAAGAAATCACTTCTTTTACAACTCTACAAGAAGGAAAAAACGCTTTGTTTAAAATTACCGAAAAATATAATCTGTGTCAAAAAATTAATGGTTTATATGAAACTAAAAACGGCTGTTTTCAATACAAAATTAAAGAATGTAATGGTGCTTGTATTGGAGAAGAAGAGCCCGAAATTTATAACGAAAGAGTCAAGGAATTTATAGACGAATGTTCTTTTGAAAACAACAACATGGTCATTGTAGATCGTGGTAGAACTTTTGATGAAAGAAGCGCCGTTTTAATTGAAAATGGAATATATAAAGGCTATTGTTTTTATGAATTAAATTATCAAATTAACAATATTGATATTTTAAAAAATATCATCATTCCAATGCAAAACAATCGTGATGTAAAAACAATTATTCAAAGCTACTTACGCAAAAACAAAGTATATAAAGTAATTCATTTTTAA
- a CDS encoding YggS family pyridoxal phosphate-dependent enzyme encodes MSIQQNLNTIKSQLPAHVTLVAVSKTKPVADLMEAYNAGQRIFGENKIQEMTDKWEIMPKDIEWHMIGHVQTNKVKYMAPYVSLIHGVDSLKLLQEINKQAAKNNRVIDCLLQVYIAEEESKFGLDEQELEELLKQVQHDKENFKNIRIVGLMGMATFTENKHQIEKEFKHLKTIFDKIAASKDGISKDTINRVSILSMGMSGDYQLAISCGSTMVRIGSSIFGSR; translated from the coding sequence ATGTCAATCCAACAAAACCTCAATACCATAAAATCTCAACTTCCAGCACACGTTACATTGGTTGCAGTTTCTAAAACCAAACCTGTAGCCGATTTAATGGAAGCCTACAATGCTGGGCAACGTATTTTTGGAGAAAATAAAATCCAAGAAATGACCGACAAATGGGAAATCATGCCAAAAGACATTGAATGGCACATGATTGGTCACGTGCAAACCAACAAAGTCAAATACATGGCTCCTTATGTGAGTTTGATTCACGGTGTGGATAGTTTAAAATTATTGCAAGAAATCAACAAACAGGCGGCTAAAAATAACCGTGTGATTGATTGTTTATTACAAGTCTATATTGCCGAAGAAGAAAGTAAGTTTGGATTAGACGAACAAGAACTGGAAGAGCTACTGAAACAAGTTCAGCATGACAAAGAGAATTTTAAAAACATTAGAATCGTTGGTTTAATGGGAATGGCAACGTTTACCGAAAATAAACACCAAATCGAAAAAGAATTCAAACATTTGAAAACGATTTTTGATAAGATTGCTGCTAGTAAAGACGGTATTAGTAAAGACACGATTAATCGCGTCTCTATCCTATCAATGGGTATGTCGGGCGATTATCAACTCGCAATTTCATGTGGAAGTACGATGGTTCGAATTGGAAGTAGTATCTTTGGCTCTAGATAA
- a CDS encoding DUF1015 domain-containing protein, which produces MAKIKPFKAVRPASDKVALVSCRTYDDYSSAELAAWLNFNPYSFLHVIHPAYANAQKITMDKRFKGVAHKYQDFKQEQILIAEEHPVFYLYEIQSKGQVFTGIIAGTSVDDYQNNVIKKHEDTLQYRVELFKDYLHQTNFNTEPVLITYPDSVEINTFISLRKNSKPVYEFSTTNKEKHTLWKIDTQSEIDWLQEHFEKIPNLYIADGHHRSASAELLYEQDKHLGNENLNYFMSFLIAESNVKIYEFNRLIRDLNGLSKDDFVKKLSEHFIIKSKDQELWKPQNKFEFGMYLDGSFYALFYKHENHNETSILDSLDAQILYDKVLFPLLGIEDLRNDERIDYIPGKQSISVIKDLIDEGEFEVGFMLYPSDINEIKDLADNNLIMPPKSTYIEPKFRSGLVVYEL; this is translated from the coding sequence ATGGCTAAAATAAAACCTTTCAAAGCAGTTCGTCCCGCTTCTGATAAAGTAGCGTTGGTTTCGTGTAGAACGTATGACGATTATAGTTCGGCTGAGCTTGCTGCATGGTTGAATTTTAATCCGTATTCGTTTTTACATGTAATTCATCCTGCGTATGCGAATGCACAAAAAATTACGATGGACAAACGTTTTAAAGGGGTGGCTCATAAATATCAAGATTTTAAACAAGAACAAATTTTAATTGCAGAAGAGCATCCCGTTTTTTATCTGTACGAAATTCAGTCAAAAGGACAAGTTTTTACTGGAATAATTGCTGGAACTTCTGTTGATGATTACCAAAATAATGTCATCAAAAAACACGAAGACACCTTACAATATCGTGTGGAATTATTCAAAGATTATTTGCATCAAACGAATTTTAACACTGAACCCGTTTTAATTACATATCCCGATAGTGTTGAAATCAATACGTTTATTTCGTTACGAAAAAATAGCAAGCCTGTTTACGAATTTTCGACAACCAATAAAGAAAAACACACACTTTGGAAAATTGATACCCAAAGTGAAATCGATTGGCTACAAGAACATTTCGAAAAAATACCAAATTTATACATTGCTGATGGACATCATCGTTCGGCATCCGCCGAGTTATTGTATGAACAAGACAAACATTTAGGCAACGAAAACCTGAATTATTTCATGAGTTTTTTAATTGCCGAAAGTAATGTCAAAATCTACGAATTCAATAGATTGATTCGCGATTTGAATGGTTTGAGTAAAGATGATTTTGTTAAAAAATTATCAGAACATTTTATTATTAAATCCAAAGATCAAGAATTGTGGAAACCACAAAATAAGTTTGAATTTGGCATGTATTTAGATGGAAGTTTTTATGCATTGTTCTATAAACATGAAAACCACAACGAAACTTCGATTTTAGATAGTTTAGATGCCCAAATTTTATATGATAAAGTACTTTTTCCATTGTTAGGAATTGAAGATTTGCGCAACGACGAACGCATTGATTACATTCCAGGAAAACAATCCATTTCTGTTATAAAAGATTTAATTGACGAAGGCGAATTTGAAGTAGGCTTCATGCTCTACCCTTCTGATATCAACGAAATAAAAGATTTGGCTGATAACAATTTAATCATGCCTCCAAAATCAACGTATATCGAACCAAAGTTTAGAAGTGGTTTGGTGGTGTATGAATTGTAG
- a CDS encoding 3-hydroxyacyl-CoA dehydrogenase family protein, whose amino-acid sequence MNTIAVIGAGTMGNGIAHTFAQSGFTVKLIDISDKSLEKGMATIAANLDRMVSKGTITEEDKFKTIGNIITYTDIKDGVVGCDLVVEAATENVTLKMNIFKQLSDVCDHNVILASNTSSISITQIAAQVVHPERVIGMHFMNPVPIMKLVEIIRGYSTSDEVTKIIMDLSVKLGKTPTEVNDYPGFVANRILMPMINESIETLYNGVAGVQEIDTVMKLGMAHPMGPLQLADFIGLDVCLSILNVMYDGFKNPKYAPCPLLVNMVMAGKLGVKSGEGFYDYSESKKAEKVSKQFLK is encoded by the coding sequence ATGAACACAATCGCAGTTATAGGAGCAGGAACTATGGGCAACGGAATTGCACATACTTTTGCACAAAGCGGATTTACCGTAAAATTAATCGATATTTCAGATAAATCATTAGAAAAAGGAATGGCAACTATTGCTGCTAACCTAGACAGAATGGTTTCAAAAGGAACAATCACTGAAGAAGACAAATTCAAAACCATTGGAAATATTATTACGTACACTGACATCAAAGATGGTGTTGTAGGTTGTGATTTAGTAGTTGAAGCAGCTACCGAAAATGTTACTTTAAAAATGAATATCTTCAAACAATTGAGCGATGTTTGTGACCATAACGTAATTTTAGCTTCAAACACTTCATCTATTTCTATTACGCAAATTGCAGCACAAGTAGTACATCCTGAAAGAGTTATCGGAATGCACTTTATGAATCCGGTGCCAATTATGAAATTAGTTGAAATTATCCGTGGGTATTCTACTTCTGATGAAGTGACTAAAATTATCATGGATTTATCAGTTAAATTAGGAAAAACTCCAACAGAAGTAAACGATTATCCTGGTTTCGTAGCCAACAGAATCTTAATGCCAATGATTAACGAATCAATTGAAACGTTATACAATGGTGTTGCAGGTGTACAAGAAATTGATACGGTGATGAAATTAGGTATGGCACATCCAATGGGACCATTACAATTAGCCGATTTTATTGGATTAGACGTTTGCTTGTCGATCTTAAATGTAATGTACGACGGATTCAAAAACCCAAAATATGCTCCATGTCCGTTATTAGTAAACATGGTAATGGCTGGAAAATTAGGGGTGAAATCAGGTGAAGGTTTCTACGATTATTCGGAAAGCAAAAAAGCAGAGAAAGTTTCGAAACAATTTTTAAAGTAA
- a CDS encoding Gfo/Idh/MocA family protein, with amino-acid sequence MLKVGVLGAGHLGKIHLRLLNQSEKYELVGFYDALDENANKVAAEFGYKKFDTIAELIAAVDVVDIVTPTLQHFDCAKQVIEAGKHIFIEKPISNTVEEAEEIIALAKKHNVKGQVGHVERFNPAFTAVKDKIKNPMFIETHRLAEFNPRGTDVPVVLDLMIHDIDAILSVVKSKVKSINASSVAVISDSPDITNARIEFENGCVANITSSRISMKNMRKSRFFQKDAYISVDYLDKVCEIVRMQDAPEVPGDFDMILQNAEGVKKQIYFDNPNVQANNAILDELETFADAINNNTTPIVTLEDGTEALRVAYQIIDCMKR; translated from the coding sequence ATGCTAAAAGTTGGCGTTTTAGGTGCTGGACACCTTGGAAAAATACATTTACGATTATTAAACCAATCCGAAAAATACGAATTAGTAGGCTTTTACGATGCTTTAGATGAAAACGCAAACAAGGTAGCGGCAGAATTTGGTTACAAAAAATTTGATACCATTGCCGAATTAATTGCTGCGGTTGATGTAGTGGATATTGTAACTCCAACCCTACAACATTTTGATTGTGCGAAACAAGTTATCGAAGCGGGTAAACATATTTTCATTGAAAAACCAATCTCAAATACGGTTGAAGAAGCAGAAGAAATTATTGCTTTAGCCAAAAAACACAATGTAAAAGGTCAGGTTGGACATGTAGAACGTTTCAATCCTGCATTTACTGCTGTGAAAGACAAAATTAAGAATCCAATGTTTATCGAAACCCATCGCTTGGCTGAATTTAATCCACGCGGTACTGATGTTCCTGTGGTTTTAGATTTGATGATTCACGATATAGATGCTATTTTAAGTGTTGTAAAATCGAAAGTAAAATCTATTAACGCCAGTAGTGTTGCAGTGATTTCAGATTCACCAGATATTACCAATGCACGAATTGAATTTGAAAACGGTTGTGTAGCCAATATTACTTCGAGCCGAATTTCAATGAAAAACATGCGTAAATCGCGTTTCTTCCAAAAGGATGCATATATTTCAGTAGATTATTTAGACAAAGTGTGTGAAATTGTTCGCATGCAAGACGCTCCTGAAGTACCCGGCGATTTTGATATGATTTTACAAAATGCTGAAGGTGTAAAAAAACAAATCTATTTTGACAATCCAAATGTACAAGCTAATAATGCAATTTTGGACGAATTAGAAACATTTGCAGACGCTATCAATAATAACACAACACCAATCGTAACATTAGAAGATGGAACCGAAGCACTTCGTGTGGCGTATCAGATTATTGATTGTATGAAAAGATAA
- a CDS encoding protein-L-isoaspartate(D-aspartate) O-methyltransferase: protein MKDTNKHQGLRNQLVKQLEEKGITDKNVLAAISKIPRHLFLNSSFEDFAYQDKAFPIGAGQTISQPYTVAFQSQLLEVQKDHKILEIGTGSGYQTAVLCLMGAKVYSIERQNELFKTTSILLPKLSIRPKHLSFGDGYKGLPNYAPFDSIIVTAGAPFIPQPLMAQLKVGGRLVIPVGEKDQIMTLLIRKNETQFEKHEFGDFKFVPLLENKN from the coding sequence TTGAAAGATACTAATAAACATCAAGGACTTAGAAATCAGTTGGTAAAACAGTTGGAAGAAAAAGGAATTACTGATAAAAATGTGTTGGCTGCTATTAGTAAAATTCCTCGCCATTTGTTTTTAAATTCAAGTTTTGAAGATTTTGCATACCAAGATAAGGCGTTTCCTATTGGTGCCGGACAAACTATTTCGCAACCTTACACAGTTGCTTTTCAATCGCAATTATTAGAAGTCCAAAAAGACCATAAAATTTTAGAAATAGGCACAGGAAGCGGTTATCAAACAGCAGTTTTGTGTTTAATGGGAGCCAAAGTGTATTCAATTGAAAGACAAAATGAATTGTTTAAAACTACTTCGATTTTATTACCAAAATTAAGTATTAGACCTAAACATTTATCATTTGGAGATGGTTACAAAGGGTTGCCAAATTATGCACCTTTTGATAGTATAATTGTAACTGCTGGTGCACCATTTATACCGCAACCTTTGATGGCACAGTTAAAAGTAGGAGGAAGGTTAGTAATTCCAGTAGGTGAAAAAGACCAAATTATGACTTTGTTGATTCGTAAAAATGAAACCCAATTTGAAAAACACGAATTTGGTGATTTTAAATTTGTACCTCTTTTAGAAAACAAAAATTAA
- a CDS encoding Fic family protein encodes MKTLLKNAREQKNIKTRELAQLLGIDQALISKFENGSRKPTREQISKLATALDINFEELMIAWLKEKILYEIGKDDLALKAMQLAEEEIKYNISFVRKSLSKNLQILLNEIDELKSRLDNFRQFDSFRIKQALELEYTFESNRIEGNTLTLRETDLVINEGLTISGKSMREHLEAINHKEAIDYIKQLMDKSTLLIEREVLGIHNLILRGIHSEDAGRYRKVQVMIKGSSHMPPQPFLVAKEMEDYFIWYEENKSKMHPVVLAAEMHERLVTIHPFIDGNGRTSRLVMNLILLQHGYVIANIKGDYDSRMKYYQALETAQTSNNKEDFLVFIAQIEKESLERYLSIIQPV; translated from the coding sequence ATGAAAACACTATTAAAAAATGCAAGAGAGCAAAAAAACATCAAAACCAGAGAGTTGGCACAACTTTTAGGTATTGATCAGGCATTAATTAGTAAGTTTGAAAATGGTTCAAGAAAACCAACACGTGAACAAATTTCAAAGTTAGCAACTGCGCTAGACATTAATTTTGAAGAGTTAATGATTGCTTGGCTAAAAGAAAAAATTCTTTATGAAATTGGAAAAGATGATTTAGCGTTAAAAGCAATGCAACTTGCAGAAGAAGAAATCAAATACAACATAAGCTTTGTTAGAAAATCATTATCTAAAAACTTGCAAATTTTATTAAATGAAATTGATGAACTAAAATCAAGATTAGATAATTTTCGTCAGTTTGATAGTTTTAGAATCAAACAAGCATTAGAATTAGAATATACTTTTGAAAGCAATCGCATCGAAGGAAATACACTAACTTTAAGAGAAACTGATTTGGTTATCAACGAAGGTTTAACCATTTCTGGAAAAAGTATGCGCGAGCATTTGGAAGCTATTAATCATAAAGAAGCCATTGATTACATTAAACAATTGATGGATAAAAGCACTTTGTTAATTGAAAGAGAAGTATTGGGAATTCATAATTTAATTCTTCGCGGAATTCACTCTGAAGATGCCGGCAGATATCGCAAAGTGCAAGTAATGATAAAAGGAAGTTCACACATGCCACCACAGCCTTTTTTGGTTGCTAAAGAAATGGAAGATTATTTTATTTGGTATGAAGAAAACAAATCAAAAATGCATCCTGTGGTTTTAGCTGCCGAAATGCATGAACGTTTAGTTACCATTCATCCATTTATTGATGGCAACGGTAGAACTTCTCGCTTGGTTATGAATTTGATTTTATTACAACACGGATATGTAATTGCAAATATAAAAGGTGATTATGATTCTCGAATGAAATATTATCAAGCATTAGAAACGGCTCAAACTTCCAATAATAAAGAAGATTTTTTAGTATTTATTGCTCAAATTGAAAAAGAAAGTTTAGAACGTTATCTAAGTATCATTCAACCTGTATAA
- the smpB gene encoding SsrA-binding protein SmpB, whose amino-acid sequence MLKTVNILNKRAKFDYEILDKYSAGIVLTGTEIKSIRLGKASITESFCEFHDGELFVINSNIEEYLYGTHYNHKTKSERKLLLNKKELKKLFKDSDNKGLTIVPLRLFTNEKGLAKLEIALCRGKKNYDKRESLKKQDTKRDLNRIKKAF is encoded by the coding sequence ATGCTTAAAACAGTTAACATACTCAATAAAAGAGCCAAATTCGATTATGAAATACTCGATAAATATTCGGCTGGAATTGTTTTAACTGGAACCGAAATCAAGTCTATTCGATTAGGAAAAGCATCAATTACCGAAAGCTTTTGTGAGTTTCATGATGGTGAACTGTTTGTAATTAATTCAAATATAGAAGAGTATTTGTATGGAACGCATTACAATCACAAAACTAAAAGTGAACGAAAACTTCTCTTAAATAAGAAAGAATTAAAAAAATTATTTAAAGATTCAGACAACAAAGGATTAACTATTGTGCCGCTTCGTTTGTTTACCAATGAAAAAGGATTAGCCAAACTAGAAATTGCACTTTGTAGAGGTAAAAAGAACTACGACAAACGCGAATCGTTAAAAAAACAAGATACCAAAAGAGATTTAAATCGAATAAAAAAGGCTTTTTAG
- a CDS encoding OmpW/AlkL family protein, producing the protein MRKIVFAIMALSLMTVNFVNAQDKEEKSTEFKRWQVRLRGVGVVTPNESAKIGIIGGDVEISNAFIPELDFTYFFTEHFAAELILGTAKHEVKAVNTAAGNVDLGSVWLLPPTLTAQYHFYTSDKKIFKPYIGAGLNYTFFYNVKSGGVADVEYDNALGYAAQLGFDLMLDDKFFINVDAKRLFLSTDVTVDASNLAPGLSIPAKVDIDPWLFGVGVGMKF; encoded by the coding sequence ATGAGAAAAATAGTTTTTGCAATCATGGCTTTGTCTTTAATGACAGTAAATTTTGTTAATGCACAAGATAAGGAAGAAAAATCGACTGAATTTAAAAGATGGCAAGTTCGTTTAAGAGGAGTTGGTGTAGTTACTCCTAATGAAAGTGCTAAAATTGGTATTATTGGTGGAGACGTTGAAATTTCTAATGCTTTTATTCCAGAATTAGATTTCACTTACTTTTTTACTGAACATTTTGCTGCGGAATTAATTTTAGGTACAGCAAAACACGAAGTAAAAGCTGTTAATACTGCTGCTGGAAATGTTGATTTAGGAAGTGTTTGGTTATTGCCGCCAACATTAACAGCACAATACCATTTTTATACTTCTGATAAAAAAATATTCAAGCCTTATATTGGAGCGGGTTTAAATTATACTTTTTTCTACAATGTAAAATCAGGTGGTGTTGCAGATGTAGAATATGATAATGCATTAGGATATGCAGCGCAATTAGGTTTTGACTTAATGTTAGATGATAAATTTTTTATAAACGTAGATGCTAAACGTTTATTTTTAAGCACAGATGTTACAGTTGACGCTTCAAATTTAGCTCCAGGTTTAAGTATTCCGGCTAAAGTAGACATTGATCCTTGGTTGTTTGGAGTAGGTGTTGGTATGAAGTTTTAA